One genomic region from Phocoena sinus isolate mPhoSin1 chromosome 3, mPhoSin1.pri, whole genome shotgun sequence encodes:
- the TECR gene encoding very-long-chain enoyl-CoA reductase: MKHSEVEILDAKTREKLCFLDKVEPQATIAEIKNLFTKSHPQWYPARQSLRLDPKGKSLKDEDVLQKLPVGTTATLYFRDLGAQISWVTVFLTEYAGPLFIYLLFYFRVPFIYGHKYDFTSSRHTVVHLACICHSFHYVKRLLETLFVHRFSHGTMPLRNIFKNCTYYWGFAAWMAYYINHPLYTPPTYGAQQVKLALAIFVICQLGNFSIHMALRDLRPAGSKTRKIPYPTKNPFTWLFLLVSCPNYTYEVGSWIGFAIMTQCLPVALFSVVGFTQMTIWAKGKHRSYLKEFRDYPPLRMPIIPFLL; the protein is encoded by the exons GTGGAGATTCTGGACGCAAAGACCCGGGAGaagctgtgcttcctggacaag GTGGAGCCCCAAGCCACCATTGCTGAGATCAAGAACCTTTTCACCAAGAGCC ATCCACAGTGGTACCCCGCCCGCCAGTCCCTCCGCCTGGACCCCA AGGGCAAGTCCCTGAAGGATGAGGATGTTCTGCAGAAGCTGCCCGTGGGCACCACGGCCACACTCTACTTCCGGGACCTGGGGGCCCAGATCAGCTGGGTAACG gtctTCCTGACAGAGTACGCCGGGCCCCTTTTCATCTATCTGCTCTTCTACTTTCGGGTGCCCTTCATCTATGGCCACAAATACGACTTCACGTCCAGTCGGCACACGGTGGTACA ccttgCCTGCATCTGCCACTCATTCCACTACGTCAAGCGCCTGCTGGAGACGCTCTTCGTGCACCGCTTCTCCCACGGCACCATGCCGTTGCGTAACATCTTCAAG AACTGCACCTACTACTGGGGCTTCGCCGCGTGGATGGCCTATTACATCAACCACCCTCTCTACACACCGCCAA CCTACGGAGCTCAGCAGGTTAAACTGGCGCTCGCCATCTTTGTG ATCTGCCAGCTCGGCAACTTCTCCATCCACATGGCCCTGCGGGACCTGCGGCCAGCTG GGTCTaagaccaggaagatcccataccCCACCAAGAACCCCTTCACATGGCTCTTCCTGCTGGTGTCTTGTCCCAATTACACCTACGAG GTGGGGTCCTGGATTGGCTTTGCCATCATGACACAGTGCCTCCCAG TGGCCCTCTTCTCCGTGGTTGGCTTCACCCAGATGACCATCTGGGCCAAGGGCAAGCACCGCAGCTACCTGAAGGAGTTCCGAGACTACCCGCCCCTGCGCATGCCCATCATCCCCTTCCTGCTCTGA
- the NDUFB7 gene encoding NADH dehydrogenase [ubiquinone] 1 beta subcomplex subunit 7 has product MGAHLARRYLGDASVEPDPLRMPTFPPDYGFPGRKEREMVATQQEMNDAQLVLQQRDYCAHYLIQFLKCKRDSFPNFLACKHEQHDWDYCEHLDYVKRMKEFERERRLLQRKQRREQREARGQGSGDVGPEVAL; this is encoded by the exons ATGGGTGCGCACCTAGCCCGGCGCTACCTAGGCGATGCATCGGTGGAGCCCGACCCCCTGCGGATGCCCACCTTCCCGCCAGACTACGGCTTCCCCGGGCGCAAAGAACGCG AGATGGTGGCCACTCAGCAGGAGATGAATGACGCACAGCTGGTGCTCCAGCAGCGGGACTACTGCGCCCACTACCTCATCCAGTTCCTCAAGTGCAAGCGCGACAGCTTCCCCAACTTCCTGGCCTGCAAGCACGAGCAGCACGACTGGGACTACTGCGAGCACCTCGA TTACGTGAAGCGCATGAAGGAGTTTGAGCGGGAGCGGCGGCTGCTCCAGCGGAAGCAGAGGCGGGAGCAGAGggaggccagaggccaggggtCCGGTGACGTCGGCCCCGAGGTGGCCCTGTAG